The following proteins come from a genomic window of Streptomyces sp. NBC_01716:
- a CDS encoding sirohydrochlorin chelatase: MTRMPGTPRTARTPRTARTPRTARTARTAARPVLVVVAHGSRDPRHAATVRALLRRVRALRPGLRVEAGFLDFNTPAVPRVLERLEAEGVRDVVALPLLLTRAFHAKSDIPAVLHEARARLPRLAVRQADVLGPSALLTEALERRLYEAGLGPGDKGSTGVVLASAGSSDPEAIAVIAHVAREWRRTGWCAVRPAFASASLPRTEDAVRELRAEGVRRVAVAPYVIAPGRLPDRIARGARESGADVLADVLGPAPELARLIVRRYEAAMAAGEVAVLTA; this comes from the coding sequence GTGACCCGCATGCCCGGTACGCCACGTACGGCCCGTACGCCTCGTACGGCCCGTACGCCTCGTACGGCCCGTACGGCCCGTACGGCGGCTCGCCCGGTGCTGGTCGTCGTCGCGCACGGCAGCCGCGATCCGCGGCACGCCGCGACCGTGCGCGCGCTGCTTCGCCGGGTGCGGGCGCTGCGTCCGGGGCTGCGGGTCGAGGCGGGGTTCCTGGACTTCAACACCCCCGCGGTGCCGCGCGTGCTGGAGCGGCTGGAGGCGGAGGGCGTACGGGACGTGGTCGCCCTTCCGCTGCTGCTGACGCGCGCCTTCCACGCCAAGTCCGACATCCCGGCCGTGCTGCACGAGGCGCGGGCGCGACTGCCCAGGCTCGCCGTGCGGCAGGCCGATGTTCTCGGCCCATCCGCACTGCTGACCGAGGCGCTGGAACGGCGGCTGTACGAGGCCGGGCTCGGGCCCGGCGACAAGGGCTCGACCGGGGTCGTCCTGGCATCGGCGGGCTCCAGCGACCCGGAGGCGATCGCGGTGATCGCTCATGTCGCGCGGGAGTGGCGGCGCACCGGCTGGTGTGCCGTGCGGCCCGCGTTCGCCTCCGCCTCCCTGCCCCGCACGGAGGACGCGGTGCGCGAACTGCGGGCGGAGGGGGTACGGCGGGTGGCCGTGGCCCCGTATGTGATCGCGCCGGGCCGCCTGCCCGACCGTATCGCGCGGGGCGCGCGCGAGTCGGGGGCGGACGTGCTGGCCGATGTGCTGGGCCCGGCACCGGAGTTGGCGCGGCTGATCGTACGGCGCTACGAGGCGGCGATGGCCGCCGGGGAAGTCGCCGTACTCACCGCCTGA
- a CDS encoding TIGR03086 family metal-binding protein produces MNSDTKNAISTVRPAMRECAAEAARIAGAVPADRLAAPTPSAEWDVRALVNHLVLYTSHGLEHRALRTEMPEALTARDFTADADWPERYGVALDRAVEAWTLPAVWEGEIGEGAGATPATTVATLMTLEMALHGWELARATGQEFRLSEETAAFVLGVVDEYAEMYRQYDGFADPVPVPGTTGTFDRALAASGRNPLWTA; encoded by the coding sequence ATGAACAGCGACACGAAGAACGCCATCAGCACCGTCCGCCCCGCGATGCGGGAATGCGCCGCCGAGGCCGCCCGCATCGCCGGCGCCGTACCCGCCGACCGGCTCGCGGCGCCCACACCCAGCGCGGAGTGGGACGTCCGGGCCCTGGTCAACCACCTGGTGCTCTACACCTCGCACGGACTTGAGCACCGTGCCCTGCGTACCGAGATGCCCGAGGCGCTCACCGCGCGCGACTTCACCGCGGACGCGGACTGGCCCGAGCGGTACGGGGTCGCGCTGGACCGTGCCGTCGAGGCCTGGACCCTGCCCGCCGTCTGGGAGGGCGAGATCGGCGAGGGCGCCGGCGCCACCCCGGCGACCACCGTCGCCACCCTCATGACCCTCGAAATGGCCCTGCACGGCTGGGAGTTGGCGCGGGCCACGGGGCAGGAGTTCCGGCTCTCGGAGGAGACGGCGGCGTTCGTCCTCGGCGTTGTCGACGAGTACGCCGAGATGTACCGGCAGTACGACGGCTTCGCCGACCCCGTACCGGTCCCCGGGACGACGGGGACCTTCGACCGGGCACTCGCGGCAAGCGGCCGTAACCCGCTCTGGACGGCCTGA
- a CDS encoding ketopantoate reductase family protein, producing MRYIIIGAGAVGGSIGGRLTESGHDVVLVARGAHHEALRDHGLRLTTPDGTRVHRPPVIERPDELELRADDVLLLSVKTQDSVAALDAWSVRPVDGGGTAGERLPLVCAQNGVESERLALRRFRHVYAMCVWLPATHVEPGVVSAAGTPYTGALHIGRYPSGTDETAARIAADLEKSRMLAPVVPDPMRWKYGKLIANLANAVEAVSGRLLGDEARDLAARTLAEGRAVLAAAGVDAVSTAEQDEARALMSFDPYAVPEGGGGSSWQSLSRGTGTIESDYLNGEIALLGRLHGVPTPVNEALQRVANTFAREHRPAGSLPVAELLRIIDAGV from the coding sequence ATGCGCTACATCATCATCGGGGCGGGCGCCGTCGGCGGCAGCATCGGCGGCCGGCTCACCGAGTCCGGGCACGACGTCGTCCTCGTGGCGCGCGGCGCGCACCACGAGGCGCTGCGCGACCACGGTCTGCGCCTCACCACCCCCGACGGCACCCGCGTGCACCGGCCGCCCGTGATCGAGCGGCCCGACGAGCTCGAACTGCGCGCGGACGACGTCCTGTTGCTCTCGGTGAAGACACAGGACAGTGTCGCCGCCCTGGACGCCTGGTCCGTGCGGCCGGTCGACGGCGGCGGGACCGCCGGCGAGCGGCTTCCGCTGGTCTGCGCCCAGAACGGGGTGGAGAGCGAACGGCTCGCCCTGCGCCGCTTCCGGCACGTGTACGCCATGTGCGTCTGGCTGCCCGCCACCCATGTCGAGCCGGGTGTGGTCTCGGCCGCGGGCACCCCGTACACCGGCGCCCTGCACATCGGGCGCTACCCCTCGGGCACCGACGAGACCGCCGCCCGGATCGCCGCCGACCTGGAGAAGTCCCGGATGCTGGCCCCGGTCGTGCCGGACCCGATGCGCTGGAAGTACGGGAAGCTGATCGCCAACCTCGCCAACGCGGTGGAGGCGGTCTCCGGACGTCTCCTCGGCGACGAGGCCCGTGACCTCGCCGCCCGTACACTGGCGGAGGGCCGCGCGGTGCTCGCCGCCGCCGGTGTGGACGCCGTGAGCACGGCGGAGCAGGACGAGGCCCGCGCCCTGATGAGCTTCGACCCCTACGCCGTCCCGGAGGGTGGCGGCGGGTCGTCCTGGCAGAGTCTCAGCCGGGGCACCGGCACGATCGAGTCGGACTACCTCAACGGTGAGATCGCCCTGCTGGGGCGGCTGCACGGGGTGCCGACTCCCGTCAACGAGGCCCTTCAGCGGGTCGCCAACACCTTCGCCCGCGAGCACCGGCCGGCGGGGTCCCTGCCGGTCGCCGAACTGCTGAGGATCATCGACGCGGGGGTATGA
- a CDS encoding sulfite oxidase, producing the protein MSPARRSVLKLLAAAPVAPVAAQIATAAPATAAPAVPAVPSAGPTVPGIVKPLPPELFTVRGTNAEANFAALRDTGLHTPVDRFFVRNHTATPVLDKDSWSLTVWGSGLRGGPARFTYDQLRRLPSVTRDVAVECAGNGRSFYTSQQGDTATGTAWTLGAIGVARWRGVRLSDVLRRAGIGAHAVDVMPTGLDADYVTEGVNLGRVRRPLPVAKALDDVILAYEMNGEPLPYDHGYPVRVVVPSWVGIASIKWVGDIEVSAEPLNSPWNTDFYRLFGPSYPPGGSAPLTRQTIKSGIEIAPDTVLAAGRTHLLTGRAWSGHAPVRQVEFSTDGGARWQRAQLRDTPRRNNWVRWSAPWRPHSTGSTHLLARATDLAGNTQPERSVPNTQGYLFDAVVRVPVTVN; encoded by the coding sequence ATGAGCCCTGCTCGTCGTTCCGTACTGAAGCTGCTCGCCGCCGCTCCCGTCGCTCCGGTGGCCGCGCAGATCGCGACCGCCGCGCCCGCCACGGCCGCCCCGGCTGTTCCGGCTGTTCCGAGCGCCGGGCCGACCGTGCCAGGCATCGTCAAGCCGCTCCCGCCCGAGCTGTTCACCGTTCGCGGCACCAACGCCGAGGCCAACTTCGCCGCCCTGCGCGACACCGGACTCCACACGCCCGTGGACCGCTTCTTCGTCCGGAACCACACGGCGACCCCCGTGCTGGACAAGGACTCCTGGAGCCTGACGGTATGGGGCAGCGGCCTGCGCGGCGGCCCGGCCCGGTTCACGTACGACCAGCTGCGCCGGCTCCCCTCCGTCACCCGCGACGTGGCCGTCGAGTGCGCGGGCAACGGCCGCAGCTTCTACACCTCCCAGCAGGGCGACACCGCCACCGGCACCGCCTGGACGCTCGGGGCGATCGGGGTCGCCCGCTGGCGCGGTGTACGGCTCTCCGATGTGCTGCGCCGCGCCGGGATCGGCGCGCACGCGGTGGACGTGATGCCCACCGGACTCGACGCCGACTACGTCACCGAGGGCGTGAACCTGGGCCGGGTACGGCGCCCGCTGCCGGTGGCGAAGGCGCTGGACGATGTGATCCTCGCGTACGAGATGAACGGCGAGCCGCTGCCGTACGACCACGGGTATCCGGTCCGGGTCGTCGTGCCCTCCTGGGTGGGGATCGCCTCCATCAAGTGGGTCGGCGACATCGAGGTGAGCGCCGAGCCGCTGAACTCGCCCTGGAACACCGACTTCTACCGGCTGTTCGGCCCGTCCTACCCGCCCGGGGGCAGCGCCCCGCTGACCCGGCAGACCATCAAGTCCGGCATCGAGATCGCGCCGGACACGGTCCTGGCCGCCGGGCGCACCCATCTGCTGACCGGCCGCGCGTGGTCGGGCCACGCGCCGGTGCGTCAGGTCGAGTTCAGCACCGACGGCGGGGCCCGCTGGCAGCGGGCACAGCTCCGGGACACCCCGCGGCGCAACAACTGGGTGCGCTGGTCCGCCCCTTGGCGCCCGCACTCCACGGGGTCCACGCATCTGCTGGCGCGCGCCACCGACTTGGCCGGGAACACCCAGCCCGAGCGCTCGGTGCCGAACACACAGGGCTACCTCTTCGACGCCGTGGTCAGGGTCCCGGTCACCGTGAACTGA
- a CDS encoding ABC transporter substrate-binding protein, which yields MPRALRAALLASVLIGSAVLTGCADNTATTTASSKDLSDVEIPETVDPDTEITIGSPETEVALKLSGQIDKLPFKVKWANLSGGPQCSEAFRANSLDVCSAAEIPSIHAHWTGLDTKLVAAAFRTDPVKNPIYELGIAPGADIDSLADLRGKRIAYSPGQAQGALVLRILAKAGLTKDEVKLVELPSTGDVYPTALGGGQVDAAPLGGVNIKRYPAKYGKDGGKTIPHGLRDDPTHLWVPTASVSDPQKAAAIREFVTYWAKAKVWIDTHPKEWVEGWYVKDQGLSREDGEYLVKTGGHPAIPGDWTEAIANQQKTVDLLAKETGQKPFDTEILFDRRYEKTGAAAIAGTGADTGTGAGS from the coding sequence ATGCCCAGAGCACTCCGTGCTGCCCTGCTCGCCTCCGTACTGATCGGATCGGCCGTCCTCACCGGCTGCGCCGACAACACCGCCACCACCACCGCGTCCTCGAAGGATCTCTCCGACGTCGAGATTCCGGAGACGGTGGATCCGGACACCGAGATCACCATCGGGAGTCCGGAGACCGAGGTGGCGCTCAAGCTCTCCGGCCAGATCGACAAGCTCCCCTTCAAGGTCAAGTGGGCGAACCTCAGCGGCGGTCCGCAGTGCTCCGAGGCGTTCCGGGCGAATTCCCTGGACGTGTGCTCGGCCGCCGAGATCCCGTCGATCCACGCCCACTGGACCGGGCTCGACACCAAGCTGGTCGCCGCCGCGTTCCGTACGGACCCGGTCAAGAACCCGATATACGAGCTCGGCATCGCGCCGGGCGCCGACATCGACAGCCTCGCCGACCTGCGGGGCAAGCGGATCGCGTACAGCCCGGGACAGGCCCAGGGCGCGCTCGTGCTGCGTATCCTCGCCAAGGCCGGGCTCACCAAGGACGAGGTGAAGCTGGTCGAACTGCCGAGTACCGGTGACGTCTATCCCACGGCGCTCGGCGGCGGCCAGGTCGACGCGGCGCCGCTCGGCGGGGTCAACATCAAGCGCTATCCGGCTAAGTACGGCAAGGACGGCGGCAAGACGATCCCGCACGGGCTGCGGGACGACCCGACCCATCTCTGGGTGCCGACAGCCTCGGTGAGTGACCCTCAGAAAGCCGCCGCCATCAGGGAGTTCGTCACGTACTGGGCCAAGGCGAAGGTCTGGATCGACACGCACCCGAAGGAGTGGGTCGAGGGCTGGTACGTGAAGGACCAGGGGCTTTCGCGCGAGGACGGCGAGTATCTGGTCAAGACCGGCGGGCACCCCGCGATTCCGGGGGACTGGACGGAGGCCATCGCCAATCAGCAGAAGACCGTGGACCTGCTGGCGAAGGAGACGGGCCAGAAGCCGTTCGACACGGAGATCCTCTTCGACCGCCGCTACGAGAAGACCGGGGCCGCAGCGATCGCGGGCACCGGCGCCGACACCGGGACCGGGGCCGGCTCATGA
- a CDS encoding ABC transporter permease, which produces MSTEAAEEITLSKAGLATDTDPAPATGNSPPTRDSRTTRRLGPRRRLGLGRPVPYGWALGPLLLLAVWAAGSATGLIDARNLSAPWTVVTTAGDLIADGRLQSNLATSAGRAALGLLFGVAAGLFLALVSGLSRIAEGVIDGPVQIKRAIPSLALIPLLILWFGIGESMKVITIALGVFVPVYIHTHNGLRTIDNRYVELAETVGLSRTAFLRHVVLPGALPGFLLGMRFAVTGAWLALVVVEQVNATSGIGYMMELARTYGQTDIIIVGLVVYGLLGLLSDALVRLVERRTLSWRRTLAG; this is translated from the coding sequence ATGAGCACCGAAGCAGCCGAGGAAATCACCCTGAGCAAGGCCGGGTTGGCGACGGACACCGACCCGGCCCCCGCCACCGGCAACTCCCCGCCGACCCGCGACTCCCGCACCACCCGGCGGCTCGGGCCGCGCCGCCGGCTCGGTCTGGGGCGCCCCGTCCCGTACGGCTGGGCACTCGGCCCGCTGCTGCTGCTCGCCGTATGGGCGGCGGGCTCCGCCACCGGCCTCATCGACGCCCGTAATCTCTCGGCCCCCTGGACCGTCGTGACGACGGCGGGCGATCTGATCGCGGACGGCCGGCTCCAGTCGAATCTCGCCACCTCGGCTGGGCGCGCCGCGCTCGGCCTGCTGTTCGGCGTCGCGGCCGGTCTGTTCCTGGCGCTCGTCTCGGGCCTCAGCAGGATCGCCGAAGGCGTGATCGACGGCCCGGTGCAGATCAAGCGGGCCATCCCGTCGCTCGCGCTGATCCCACTGCTGATCCTCTGGTTCGGCATCGGCGAGTCCATGAAGGTCATCACGATCGCGCTGGGCGTCTTCGTACCCGTCTACATCCACACCCACAACGGGCTGCGCACCATCGACAACCGCTATGTGGAGCTGGCCGAGACGGTGGGGCTGAGCCGCACGGCGTTCCTGCGGCATGTCGTGCTGCCCGGCGCGCTGCCCGGTTTCCTGCTGGGCATGCGATTCGCCGTGACCGGCGCCTGGCTGGCGCTGGTGGTGGTCGAGCAGGTCAACGCGACGAGCGGGATCGGTTACATGATGGAGCTGGCCCGGACGTACGGGCAGACCGACATCATCATCGTCGGCCTGGTCGTGTACGGGCTTCTCGGGCTCCTCTCGGACGCGCTGGTACGTCTCGTCGAACGGAGGACGCTGTCATGGCGACGCACGCTGGCGGGCTGA
- a CDS encoding ABC transporter ATP-binding protein, which translates to MATHAGGLTADHPAATVRIRSLVRSFGDRNVLDGLDLDLGAGEFVALLGRSGSGKSTLLRALAGLDHDVSGTGELDSPDPVSVVFQDARLLPWKRVLDNVVLGLDGPDPLARGRAALAEVGLAGREKAWPVELSGGEQQRVSLARSLVREPGLLLADEPFGALDALTRIRMHVLLRRLCARHRPAVLLVTHDVDEAIVLADRVVVLTEGRIGADIPVELPAPRAHGSAAYAALRERLLEELGVDSESSPAGD; encoded by the coding sequence ATGGCGACGCACGCTGGCGGGCTGACCGCCGACCACCCGGCCGCGACCGTACGGATCCGGAGTCTGGTCCGCTCGTTCGGCGACCGGAATGTCCTCGACGGGCTCGATCTCGACCTGGGCGCAGGGGAGTTCGTCGCGCTGCTCGGCCGCAGCGGCTCCGGCAAGAGCACCCTGCTGCGCGCGCTCGCCGGTCTCGACCACGACGTGAGCGGCACCGGCGAACTCGACTCCCCCGACCCGGTGTCCGTCGTCTTCCAGGACGCCAGGCTGCTGCCCTGGAAGCGCGTGCTCGACAATGTGGTCCTCGGTCTCGACGGGCCCGATCCGCTGGCACGCGGGCGGGCCGCACTCGCCGAAGTCGGCCTGGCGGGGCGGGAAAAGGCCTGGCCGGTCGAGCTGTCGGGCGGTGAGCAGCAGCGCGTGTCGCTGGCCCGTTCGCTCGTACGCGAACCGGGACTGCTGCTCGCGGACGAGCCGTTCGGCGCGCTGGACGCGCTGACCCGCATCCGGATGCATGTACTGCTGCGGCGGCTCTGCGCCAGGCACCGTCCGGCGGTCCTGCTGGTGACGCACGACGTGGACGAGGCGATCGTGCTCGCCGACCGGGTGGTGGTCCTCACCGAGGGCCGTATCGGCGCGGACATCCCCGTGGAGCTGCCCGCGCCCCGCGCCCACGGCAGCGCCGCGTACGCCGCGCTGCGTGAACGGCTGCTGGAGGAGCTGGGGGTGGACAGCGAATCGAGCCCGGCCGGCGATTGA
- a CDS encoding scabin-related ADP-ribosyltransferase, which produces MLKAALRVLAAASLATAALAPTAASASPAAPIPAPRAPELTPVLAPELDTAPCGPVAGYRAWDWWRTTTNPLIADTVRQTAASERWQWRDDTNTLWRGDTRENVQDLFDKGFTPRGEAMVPLAEYIVKGGGQDSAHVSTSCEKWVAQKFATYGAAKTGWVYEIDAPGGIDVNATAALNRYESPYLWNKEVDFPGGINGRFVKQACKYHLTKTDPKTKVNTYENLGCKTNRNFRPLTEGLEIPAAH; this is translated from the coding sequence ATGCTGAAGGCCGCCCTGCGGGTCCTCGCCGCCGCCTCTCTCGCCACTGCCGCGCTCGCCCCGACCGCCGCGTCCGCGTCTCCCGCGGCACCCATTCCGGCGCCGCGCGCCCCCGAGCTCACCCCGGTCCTCGCTCCCGAACTCGACACCGCGCCCTGCGGCCCGGTCGCCGGCTACCGCGCCTGGGACTGGTGGCGTACGACGACCAATCCGCTCATCGCCGACACCGTCAGGCAGACCGCGGCGTCCGAGCGCTGGCAGTGGCGCGACGACACCAACACCCTGTGGCGCGGCGACACCCGCGAGAACGTGCAGGACCTCTTCGACAAGGGCTTCACCCCGCGCGGCGAGGCGATGGTGCCGCTGGCCGAGTACATCGTCAAGGGCGGCGGGCAGGACAGCGCGCACGTCAGCACCAGCTGTGAGAAGTGGGTGGCGCAGAAGTTCGCCACCTACGGCGCCGCGAAGACCGGCTGGGTGTACGAGATCGACGCCCCCGGCGGCATCGACGTGAACGCCACGGCCGCGCTGAACCGCTACGAGTCGCCGTACCTGTGGAACAAGGAGGTCGACTTCCCGGGCGGGATCAACGGCCGCTTCGTCAAGCAGGCGTGCAAGTACCACCTGACGAAGACCGACCCGAAGACCAAGGTCAACACGTACGAGAACCTGGGCTGCAAGACCAACCGGAACTTCCGTCCGCTGACCGAGGGCCTGGAGATTCCCGCCGCGCACTAG
- a CDS encoding nuclear transport factor 2 family protein — protein MTESPAVVAAIEAELHLLDPVVRSSGELTGALLHPEFRALGSSGRRWDRRSILAALTAYDPPAAHPVTTTGMRGVELAPHLVLLTFDTEHKGVWAHRSSLWMLTDGRWLLYFHQGTAFTPEYS, from the coding sequence ATGACTGAGTCGCCCGCGGTCGTCGCCGCCATCGAGGCCGAACTGCACCTGCTCGACCCGGTCGTCCGCTCGTCGGGCGAGCTGACGGGGGCACTGCTCCACCCGGAGTTCAGGGCGCTCGGCTCGTCGGGCCGGCGCTGGGACCGGCGGTCGATCCTCGCGGCCCTCACCGCGTACGACCCGCCCGCGGCCCATCCCGTCACGACGACCGGGATGCGCGGCGTCGAACTCGCCCCGCACCTGGTGCTGCTGACGTTCGACACCGAGCACAAGGGGGTCTGGGCCCACCGCAGTTCCCTGTGGATGCTGACCGACGGGCGCTGGCTCCTCTACTTCCACCAGGGCACGGCTTTCACGCCGGAGTACTCCTGA
- a CDS encoding DUF1697 domain-containing protein has translation MTTTRYGALLRGINVGGSRKVPMAALRDVLTGLGHSGVVTYLQSGNAVFTDSTGADDSTLAAALGDAIHDRFGFAVDCVVRDAAYLKAVADACPFPAASLQAKQLHVTYLSEAVDPGRFAAIDQESYLPEEFRFGDRALYLYVPDGLGRSKLADALSRPRLYEGAVATSRNWNTVTKLVELTHD, from the coding sequence ATGACGACGACCAGGTACGGGGCACTGCTGCGCGGAATCAATGTCGGCGGGAGCCGGAAGGTTCCGATGGCGGCTCTGCGTGACGTGCTCACCGGCCTCGGCCACAGCGGCGTCGTCACCTACCTCCAGAGCGGCAACGCCGTCTTCACCGACAGCACGGGCGCCGATGACTCCACGCTCGCCGCCGCGCTCGGGGACGCCATCCACGACAGGTTCGGCTTCGCCGTCGACTGTGTGGTGCGCGACGCCGCCTATCTGAAGGCCGTCGCCGACGCCTGCCCCTTCCCTGCCGCGTCCCTCCAGGCCAAGCAGCTCCATGTCACGTATCTGTCCGAGGCGGTGGACCCCGGGCGGTTCGCCGCGATCGACCAGGAGTCGTATCTTCCTGAGGAGTTCCGGTTCGGCGACAGGGCGCTGTATCTGTACGTCCCCGACGGCCTCGGCCGCTCGAAACTGGCCGACGCGCTCTCCAGGCCACGCCTGTACGAGGGAGCCGTCGCCACCAGCCGTAACTGGAACACCGTCACGAAGCTGGTGGAGCTGACCCATGACTGA